From a single Bemisia tabaci chromosome 10, PGI_BMITA_v3 genomic region:
- the LOC109034731 gene encoding uncharacterized protein, which produces MVKAKKKSKAKAKVRKVVKRPKFMYKASDMQDAMDSVRGAADGIRMSCKAAAKKFKVPRSTLQRKLKDSGSAEDRKVGPEAVLGRTNEETLVQWALHLSAMGFPATKTQLLDSVARLVRYGKINVPFKNDRPGRKWYASFLKRHPILAERTSQNLTRSRANVTKEDLIQWSVKVETYLKRKDLFNILKDPTRVFNADEFALFLSPKPGCVLAKKGDKNVYSVVNGDEKENLTVMMGGNASGALLPPLVVFQYQRVPDSIANSVPDDWVIGRSETGWMTCPVFYEYIANSVVPWLETNKIKRPVLFFLDGHASHLSLYASELCTENGIELIALHPNSTHLTQPMDVAVFHALKDVGKESVIEWRLENSGKELKKDNFCPLLERVIEEVMYPEILQNGFAKCGLVPWNVNAVDFSKMRGIPESETSSEPYALRNVKITISSIESAIGDLKVKEFRKNLEAMTEKLSLPPEDINLFQLWSSFNKKLDQLMTAQKSLDEKREEARSKAKLKAEAKAKSKANKASITRASSNHSSNVSSDLDISVLPIEMNLNSFPTDMNPFDSPTSINSVNTSTSKVPDAEDLSLLNELMEGTLEEDLMTLITAPDKVRSVDVEINEQQIDLSKPNNEGSMSKNDLAESSTSILPISNLSDPSTSNEPSIDLFKPSTSNEPMNDLNKPSTNKTADNDLSKMHEAIIEVSEKSQAVETLALSDLKKNVYVIFVYEGEYFPGVILETTQTGAKVSAMTMAGPDGWRWPEKEDTFHYDLTDIKEVIEPPTIRNSRGVSCVPEMRKYRV; this is translated from the exons ATGGTCAAAGCCAAGAAGAAATCTAAGGCTAAGGCGAAAGTACGGAAAGTTGTCAAGAGGCCAAAGTTCATGTATAAAGCGTCTGACATGCAGGATGCAATGGATAGTGTTAGAGGAGCTGCAGATGGAATACGCATGAGCTGCAAAGCAGCTGCAAAGAAGTTTAAAGTACCGCGGTCGACTCTACAGAGAAAACTGAAAGATTCCGGCTCCGCAGAGGATAGAAAGGTCGGCCCAGAAGCAGTGTTGGGAAGAACAAATGAGGAGACGCTAGTGCAGTGGGCCTTGCATTTATCTGCGATGGGATTTCCAGCAACGAAAACACAGCTTCTGGATAGTGTCGCGCGTTTGGTGAGGTATGGTAAAATTAATGTCCCGTTCAAAAATGACCGTCCAGGCAGAAAATGGTATGCCTCTTTTCTTAAACGTCATCCAATATTAGCGGAGAGGACTTCACAAAATCTCACAAGATCTCGTGCAAATGTCACGAAAGAAGATCTAATTCAGTGGAGCGTCAAAGTTGAGACGTATTTGAAAAGGAAAGATCTATTTAACATCCTAAAAGATCCAACTAGAGTCTTCAACGCAGATGAGTTTGCGCTATTTTTGAGTCCCAAGCCAGGGTGTGTTCTAGCCAAAAAAGGTGATAAAAATGTGTATTCTGTAGTGAAtggagatgaaaaagagaaccTAACAGTGATGATGGGAGGAAATGCTTCTGGTGCGCTGCTACCTCCACTGGTTGTTTTTCAATATCAGAGGGTACCTGATTCCATCGCCAATTCAGTGCCAGATGATTGGGTGATAGGTCGTTCAGAAACAGGCTGGATGACTTGTCCAGTTTTCTATGAGTACATAGCTAACTCAGTTGTCCCTTGGCTTGAGACTAATAAGATAAAGCGCCCTGTGTTATTCTTCTTGGACGGCCACGCTTCCCATCTCTCTCTATATGCCTCTGAATTGTGTACAGAAAATGGAATTGAACTGATTGCCCTGCACCCTAATTCGACCCACCTTACGCAGCCAATGGATGTGGCGGTATTTCATGCTTTGAAAGATGTCGGGAAGGAATCAGTAATTGAATGGCGTCTCGAAAATAGCggcaaagaattaaaaaaagataatttcTGTCCGCTCCTTGAACGAGTTATAGAGGAAGTTATGTATCCAGAAATATTACAAAATGGGTTTGCCAAATGTGGTCTTGTACCATGGAACGTTAATGCAGTTGACTTTTCCAAAATGCGGGGGATCCCTGAATCGGAAACAAGCTCAGAACCCTATGCTCTGCGAAATGTAAAAATAAcaatcagctcaatcgaatctGCAATTGGTGACCTTAAAGTCAAAGAGTTCCGAAAGAATTTGGAGGCAATGACTGAAAAGTTATCTTTGCCCCCAGAGGACATTAATTTATTTCAGCTTTGGTCAAGTTTCAACAAGAAGTTGGATCAACTGATGACGGCTCAAAAGAGTTTGGATGAGAAACGTGAAGAAGCAAGGTCGAAGGCAAAATTGAAAGCAGAGGCAAAAGCAAAGTCAAAAGCGAATAAAGCTTCCATTACAAGAGCAAGTTCTAACCACTCATCCAATGTTTCATCAGATTTGGATATCAGCGTTTTGCCAATCGAAATGAACTTAAATTCTTTTCCAACTGATATGAATCCTTTCGATTCACCTACTTCAATAAATTCAGTAAACACTTCAACTTCCAAGGTTCCAGATGCTGAGGATTTATCTCTTCTCAACGAATTGATGGAGGGAACCTTAGAGGAAGATCTGATGACTTTAATAACAGCACCAGACAAAGTTCGGTCAGTTGACGTCGAGATCAATGAGCAGCAGATTGACTTATCAAAACCAAACAATGAAGGTAGTATGTCCAAAAATGATTTGGCCGAGTCAAGCACGAGCATTTTACCCATCAGCAATTTGTCCGATCCAAGCACAAGCAATGAGCCCAGTATTGACTTGTTTAAGCCAAGCACAAGCAATGAGCCAATGAATGACTTGAACAAGCCAAGCACAAATAAAACAGCTGACAATGATTTGTCAAAGATGCACGAAGCTATTATAGAAGTATCAGAGAAAAGCC AAGCTGTTGAAACATTAGCGCTTAGTGacttgaagaaaaatgtatatGTCATATTTGTTTATGAAGGTGAATATTTTCCGGGCGTTATTTTGGAAACAACTCAAACTGGAGCGAAGGTCAGTGCTATGACCATGGCTGGTCCAGATGGATGGCGATGGCCCGAGAAAGAGGATACGTTTCATTATGATCTAACAGACATTAAAGAAGTTATTGAACCCCCAACTATTCGCAACAGCAGAGGTGTTAGTTGCGTTCcagaaatgaggaaatatcgcgtttaa